The proteins below come from a single Malus sylvestris chromosome 3, drMalSylv7.2, whole genome shotgun sequence genomic window:
- the LOC126614656 gene encoding aspartic proteinase 36-like encodes MDLHKNPRAVLGCFLIFSTFFPDASANFVFSVSHKFNGRDGRSLSELKAHDSRRHGRILADSASAVDLQLGGNGRPSETGLYFAKLRIGSPSKDYFVQVDTGSDILWVNCIDCTNCPKKSDIGVKLTLYDPKGSSSSKAVTCNQEFCTSKYNGQLPGCQPDLLCQYDVTYGDGSATAGYFVKDTIQFDKGTNGSVVFGCGARQSGQLDKSSEALDGILGFGQANSSVFSQLAASGKVKKQFAHCLDNVRGGGIFAIGQVVEPKVKNTTPLVRGQAHYNVVMEAIEVGGNVLQLPSDVFDTGSNAGTIIDSGTTLGYLPEEVFNAVMKKILAKQPDLKLHTVDDQFTCFQFSNNVDNGFPLVKLHFKNSASLTVYPHDYLFQLKEDVWCSGWQSSGMKSKSGDSMTLLGDLVLSNKLVIYDLENQMIGWTDYNCSSSIKVRNEKTGGVDTIGAHNLSSASTFTTGRLLLTFFLLISAVF; translated from the coding sequence ATGGATCTTCACAAAAATCCAAGAGCCGTTCTGGGTTGTTTTCTGATTTTCTCCACATTTTTTCCAGATGCGTCGGCAAATTTCGTGTTCTCCGTCAGCCACAAGTTCAATGGCCGTGACGGGCGGTCGTTGAGCGAGCTCAAAGCCCACGATTCCCGCCGCCACGGCCGGATTCTCGCCGACTCTGCTTCTGCGGTGGATCTACAGCTGGGCGGCAATGGCCGTCCGTCAGAGACCGGATTATACTTCGCCAAGCTCAGGATTGGGTCGCCGTCCAAGGACTATTTTGTCCAGGTGGATACAGGGAGTGACATCCTGTGGGTCAATTGCATCGACTGCACAAACTGTCCTAAGAAAAGTGACATTGGCGTGAAGCTCACATTGTATGATCCGAAAGGCTCTTCGAGTTCGAAAGCTGTTACTTGTAATCAGGAGTTTTGCACGTCGAAATACAACGGTCAGCTTCCGGGCTGCCAGCCGGACTTGCTCTGCCAATACGACGTGACTTATGGCGACGGAAGTGCGACGGCGGGATACTTTGTGAAGGACACTATTCAATTTGATAAGGGGACTAATGGCAGTGTTGTGTTTGGTTGCGGAGCTAGGCAATCCGGGCAGCTGGACAAATCATCCGAGGCGCTTGATGGGATTCTAGGATTCGGGCAGGCGAATTCGTCTGTGTTTTCCCAGCTGGCTGCTTCCGGGAAGGTGAAGAAACAATTTGCACATTGTTTGGACAATGTTCGCGGAGGCGGGATTTTCGCCATTGGCCAAGTTGTGGAGCCAAAAGTGAAGAACACAACTCCGTTGGTGCGGGGGCAGGCGCATTACAATGTTGTAATGGAGGCAATTGAGGTGGGAGGTAATGTCCTGCAGCTCCCCTCTGATGTTTTCGACACGGGGTCAAACGCAGGGACGATCATCGACAGCGGAACAACCCTGGGCTATCTCCCAGAGGAGGTTTTCAACGCAGTGATGAAGAAGATTTTAGCCAAGCAGCCTGACTTGAAATTGCACACAGTTGACGACCAGTTCACATGCTTCCAATTTTCCAACAATGTTGACAATGGATTTCCATTGGTGAAGCTCCACTTCAAGAATTCGGCTTCCCTGACGGTTTATCCCCATGACTATCTGTTCCAGCTGAAGGAAGATGTGTGGTGTTCCGGCTGGCAGAGCAGCGGGATGAAATCGAAAAGCGGTGACTCCATGACGCTTCTCGGTGATTTGGTGCTGTCGAACAAGCTGGTGATTTATGATCTGGAGAATCAGATGATCGGATGGACCGACTACAACTGCTCATCAAGCATCAAGGTGCGGAATGAGAAGACAGGAGGGGTAGATACAATTGGTGCTCACAATCTTTCTTCAGCTTCCACTTTTACAACTGGGAGATTATTATTGACATTCTTCTTGTTAATATCTGCTGTGTTTTAG
- the LOC126614660 gene encoding BTB/POZ and MATH domain-containing protein 2-like, producing MGKVLRETSRPSSSSSSPASSPPPTTTASTSITETVNGTHHFKINGYSLSKGIGIGKYIASDTFNVGGFSWAIYFYPDGKSVEDNAAYVSLFIALASEGTDVRALFELTLLDQSGNERHKVHSHFGRTLDSGPYTLKYRGSMWGYKRFFKRTSLETSDYLKDDCLSVNCMVGVVKSHTQGPKIYSIPIPPSSMAHQFGKLLETGKGTDVSFEVDEEIFCAHKLVLAARSPVFRAQLFGPMKDQNTRCIKVEDIEAPVFKALLHFIYWDSLPDMEELTGINSNGASTLMAQHLLAAADRYGLDRLRLMCEANLCQDVTINNVATTLALAEQHHCSQLKPVCLRFIATPGNLLGVMQTDGYKHLKESCPSILTDLLEYVASVNEHSASLCRQGNEAIPDGSDIHGRRVKQRL from the exons ATGGGTAAAGTTCTCAGAGAAACCTCCAGGCCCTCCtcgtcttcgtcttctccaGCCTCTTCGCCGCCTCCGACCACCACTGCGTCGACGTCGATCACCGAGACCGTCAACGGGACCCACCATTTCAAGATCAACGGCTATTCGCTGTCCAAGGGGATTGGGATTGGCAAGTACATAGCTTCCGATACGTTTAATGTGGGTGGGTTTTCGTGGGCCATCTATTTCTACCCGGACGGCAAGAGCGTTGAGGACAATGCCGCCTACGTCTCGCTCTTCATCGCGCTCGCCAGCGAAGGAACCGATGTGAGAGCGCTGTTCGAATTGACGCTTTTGGACCAGAGCGGGAACGAGAGGCACAAGGTGCATAGCCATTTCGGGAGGACATTGGATAGCGGCCCTTACACGCTCAAGTATCGCGGAAGCATGTG GGGTTACAAACGCTTTTTCAAAAGAACTTCTTTGGAGACATCAGACTACCTTAAAGATGATTGCCTATCAGTTAACTGTATGGTTGGTGTTGTCAAGTCACATACACAGGGACCAAAAATTTACTCTATACCGATACCGCCATCCAGCATGGCTCATCAGTTTGGCAAGCTACTGGAAACCGGAAAGGGAACTGATGTAAGTTTCGAAGTGGACGAGGAAATTTTCTGTGCTCACAAGTTGGTCCTAGCAGCTCGATCACCTGTATTCCGGGCCCAACTATTTGGTCCCATGAAAGATCAGAACACTCGTTGCATAAAAGTTGAGGACATAGAGGCTCCAGTCTTCAAG GCGTTACTTCATTTTATATACTGGGATTCACTGCCTGACATGGAAGAGCTTACTGGAATCAACTCCAATGGGGCTTCCACTTTGATGGCTCAGCATCTGCTTGCAGCAGCGGATCGCTATGGCTTAGACAGGCTCAGGTTGATGTGTGAGGCAAATCTTTGCCAGGATGTCACTATAAACAATGTGGCAACGACATTAGCTTTGGCAGAACAACATCACTGCTCCCAGCTGAAACCTGTGTGTCTCAGATTCATTGCAACTCCCGGAAATCTACTAG gtgtTATGCAAACAGATGGTTACAAACACTTGAAGGAAAGCTGCCCGTCCATTCTGACCGATCTCTTGGAATACGTAGCTAGTGTTAATGAGCATTCTGCGTCCTTATGCAGGCAAGGGAATGAAGCTATTCCCGATGGCAGTGACATCCATGGCAGGCGGGTGAAGCAAAGGCTATAG